The Terriglobales bacterium DNA segment AGCAGGCACACGCGCTTCCCCGTCCCGAGGTGGCGCGCTTGGCGCGTCTGGCCCGGATGGGTGCCAGACGGGCGGCGGCCGCGCTGCGGCTGGCCCTCAGGCTGCGAGAGGCCTTGTATCGCATCTTTTCGACCGTCGCTGCGGGCCGCGCCCCGGCTGACGCCGACCTCCGGATGCTCAATGCCATGGCCGCCGAGGCGCTCTCCCGGCAGTGGATCGTGCACCGCGACCGTGGGTTTGTGTGGGAGTGGCGGCAGGCGGGAAGCGACCTGCGGCGACCCCTGTGGCCGGTGGTGCGCTCCGCCGTCGAGTTGCTGACTACCGACGAGCGCCGCGCCATACGCGAGTGCGCCTCCCCAACCTGCTCGTGGATGTTCCTGGATCACAGCCGCAACCACAGCCGCCGCTGGTGTGACATGAAGGTCTGCGGCAATCGCGCCAAGGTTCGCCGTTTCTACCGCCGCGCGCGGCGCACGCGTCCCCGCAGACGTCGGGCGCATCGTCTTGCCTAGGGACGCGACTCCAGCCGCGAGGCTTCCAGCCGAAATGGCCTTGTTACTGGCTCCAGTCTCCTCTAC contains these protein-coding regions:
- a CDS encoding ABATE domain-containing protein yields the protein MSRPAGFTFELTGGALCLDFVNTLNHRNQAGREQELLPTYAHLLAWCQQAHALPRPEVARLARLARMGARRAAAALRLALRLREALYRIFSTVAAGRAPADADLRMLNAMAAEALSRQWIVHRDRGFVWEWRQAGSDLRRPLWPVVRSAVELLTTDERRAIRECASPTCSWMFLDHSRNHSRRWCDMKVCGNRAKVRRFYRRARRTRPRRRRAHRLA